The nucleotide sequence AGCGTAAGACGCTTGCAGAACAATATCCGCGCCGCTGGCTTTAAGTTTTTGGACTTCGCTGCCTACGTTAGTGCTTTTGGCCGGATAAGCTATGTCGCTCACTATATTGTATTTATGCGCTTTGGCGGATCTGGTTTCCGCCTTGCCGACATCCGTGCCGAAGAGGGTGTTCTCATATAAAATGGCCAGTTTCGGGTCGGTGATCAATTTTTTGGCCTTTAAATCGTCGAGGAAAACGAAGAAGTTCTCGGCGAACATGTCGTCGTCCGGCGTCGTCCGGAAAAACCACTGGTAATTTCTCGCGATAAGCGAGGGCGAAGTCGAGTCGGCGTTCAGGAAAGGGATTCCGTTGCGCTCGGCCACCTGGCTGGCGGTATTGGTTACGGCGCTGCCGTAGCAGCCCATAAGGGCCGTTACCTTCTCCTGCGTGATCAAGCGTTCCGCTTCGCTCATGCCCTTTTCCGGCGAAGCCTGATGATCGCCCGCCACCAGCACAATCTTGGCGCCGCCCAGATTGGTCAGGCCCTTGCCTTTCGCCATGGGCAGAGCAAGGTCAGGATATTCATTGTTGACAATCTCAACGGCAAGTTCTACGCCGCGCATAAGCTCCAGGCCGGTTACGCCCTGGACGCCGGTCATTGGATAGATAGCGCCGATTTTCACTTCCTTGACGGCCGCCGCTTTGCCATCGGCGGCCGGTTTCGGCGTGGAAGAGCTGCCGCAGCCGGCGAGCAAAAGAATGAGCGCAGTTGCCAAAAGAGCGGACAGTAATGGTTTTTTGCGTGTTATGACGTACATCAATCAACCCTTCTTTCATTTTTTTGCATCAATAAAGTCGTAAATTACCGAAAACGCAAAAAACTTAGTTGATGCATTTTTAGTAATGATACCAAATTTTTATGCTCTTGTCCATACTTTTTTATCGCTGCCCGCAAAAAAACAGTTCCCCAAAAACAATGGGCGGCTTAACGGGCGCAATTTGCCGCCGCAAAGCAAACAGGCGCTTGCCGCAACGAAGCCGCCGGAAAACGATCTGCGGCCTTTGCTTATAAATATGAATTTTTATTTATTTTATAAAAAATGCCCGGCCCGCAATCTTGCCCCGCCGCCTATTACGGCGCGCTCGCCAGCGGCAAACGGCCGTATTCAGTTGTCAGGCCGCATATATTTGCAGCCCGGCTTTTCCGTTTTTTCAGCGGTGAGCCCGCGCATGATGATGTTTTCGCCAAAGCGGCCTTTCAAGCTGTCGACCGCCTCCGCCCGCCTTTGCTTGCGCTCGTCTTCTTCGCCTTGCGCGAACAGCCGGATTGTTCGGTCGGCCCTTTCCAGCTTGCCGACAGCAACGCCAAGCAGCCGCACCCCTTCCGCTATGTCGCATTTCGCGCAAAGCCGCAAAACAGCGGCGTAAATATCTTCGTCATAATAAAA is from Acidaminococcales bacterium and encodes:
- a CDS encoding ABC transporter substrate-binding protein; this translates as MYVITRKKPLLSALLATALILLLAGCGSSSTPKPAADGKAAAVKEVKIGAIYPMTGVQGVTGLELMRGVELAVEIVNNEYPDLALPMAKGKGLTNLGGAKIVLVAGDHQASPEKGMSEAERLITQEKVTALMGCYGSAVTNTASQVAERNGIPFLNADSTSPSLIARNYQWFFRTTPDDDMFAENFFVFLDDLKAKKLITDPKLAILYENTLFGTDVGKAETRSAKAHKYNIVSDIAYPAKSTNVGSEVQKLKASGADIVLQASYASDAILYMKTYKDLDYNPAAILAMDAGFIDDAYLKGAGKDGYYILSREVWALDLAKAKPIVEKVNKMFKDKHGVNMTGNVSRAFTGLLVLADAINRAGSTAPAAVQKALLATDIPPDQLIMPWKGIKFDPKTHQNILGQGIIVQIQENGEYVTVWPWNLASKEIIWPMPKWNARK